A single Corallococcus exiguus DNA region contains:
- a CDS encoding FG-GAP-like repeat-containing protein, which translates to MRHPRMAHAGVMLFSAAVLIAMALPRMAATAPQPLLDAPRASPTGMGPRAVALGDFDEDGRLDVITANHTAGTVSVLRSLGDGTFAPGMERPTGALPGAVAVGDFDGDGHLDAVTSHFGGTVSVLLGRGDGTFGARTDHSVGAEPSAVDVGDLDGDGRLDVVTANSLDDSVSVLLNRGSGRFVHQKDVNAGTNPFAVKVADVNHDGMADLVTANFVDTVSVLLGNGDGTFRPRMDFATGNAPYSVAVVDVDDDGKLDVVTANFRGQSVSVLRGTGAGTFPVRVDFAVKGGPYFVAAGDFNGDGMPDLITANFNEDTVSLLPGQGHGSFGAPTRLATGEGPAALAVGLLDGDLKPDVVTANTRSHDVSVLRAAASADVEVTLTAVPRPGVSVPRIDYTLTVTQHGPDPLNRAVITVALPPGLQASTRDCLMAAGTLQCEVGPMAVGDTALLRFSAPLPRSSVGLSYRITATRTLSVPEDPHSANDAASQDYVSLGGLAATWW; encoded by the coding sequence TGGCGGCGACTGCACCCCAGCCGCTGCTGGACGCGCCTCGCGCCTCTCCCACGGGGATGGGGCCTCGCGCCGTGGCGCTGGGCGATTTCGACGAGGACGGGCGTCTGGACGTCATCACGGCCAACCACACCGCGGGCACCGTGTCCGTGTTGCGGAGCCTGGGGGACGGAACGTTCGCGCCCGGCATGGAGCGGCCCACCGGGGCGTTGCCCGGCGCGGTCGCGGTGGGGGACTTCGACGGGGATGGCCACCTGGACGCGGTCACCAGCCACTTCGGAGGCACGGTGTCCGTGCTGCTGGGGCGCGGGGATGGGACGTTCGGCGCGCGGACCGACCACTCCGTGGGCGCGGAGCCCTCGGCCGTGGACGTGGGCGACCTGGACGGCGACGGACGCCTGGACGTGGTGACGGCCAACTCGCTCGACGACTCCGTGTCGGTGCTGTTGAACCGGGGCTCCGGACGGTTCGTGCATCAGAAGGATGTCAACGCCGGCACCAACCCGTTCGCGGTGAAGGTGGCCGACGTCAACCACGACGGGATGGCGGACCTGGTCACCGCGAACTTCGTGGACACGGTGTCGGTGCTGCTCGGCAACGGGGACGGGACGTTCCGGCCGCGCATGGACTTCGCCACGGGCAACGCGCCCTACTCCGTCGCGGTGGTGGACGTGGATGACGACGGGAAGCTGGACGTGGTCACCGCGAACTTCCGGGGCCAGAGCGTGTCCGTGCTGCGCGGCACAGGCGCCGGTACGTTCCCCGTGCGCGTGGATTTCGCCGTGAAGGGCGGGCCGTACTTCGTCGCGGCCGGCGACTTCAACGGCGATGGGATGCCGGATCTCATCACCGCGAACTTCAACGAGGACACCGTGTCCCTGCTGCCCGGCCAGGGCCACGGTTCCTTCGGCGCGCCCACGCGCCTGGCCACCGGCGAGGGCCCCGCGGCGCTCGCGGTGGGCCTGCTCGACGGCGACCTGAAGCCGGACGTCGTCACCGCCAACACCCGGAGCCATGACGTGTCCGTGCTTCGGGCCGCGGCCTCCGCGGACGTGGAGGTGACGCTCACCGCTGTCCCCAGGCCGGGTGTGTCCGTGCCGCGCATCGACTACACGCTTACCGTCACGCAGCACGGGCCGGATCCGCTGAACCGGGCCGTCATCACCGTGGCCCTGCCCCCGGGCCTCCAGGCCAGCACCCGGGACTGCCTCATGGCCGCCGGCACGCTCCAGTGCGAGGTGGGACCGATGGCCGTGGGCGACACCGCCCTCCTGCGGTTCTCCGCGCCGCTGCCTCGCTCCAGCGTGGGCCTGTCCTACCGCATCACCGCCACGCGGACGCTCAGCGTCCCCGAGGACCCCCACTCCGCCAACGATGCCGCGAGCCAGGACTACGTGTCCCTGGGCGGACTCGCGGCGACGTGGTGGTAG
- a CDS encoding bifunctional methionine sulfoxide reductase B/A protein encodes MSSARAVPSPTPRPVAHRLWPALLVLAAALSACTEARGAPPGEKPAATAYAPPQDGRAYTKPSDAELKRNLSPLAYQVTQHEATEPPFRNAYWNNHDEGLYVDVVSGEPLFSSRDKFESGTGWPSFTRPLDKAHVVEKRDSTLGMERVEVRSKDGDSHLGHLFEDGPKPTGLRYCINSASLRFIPVNELAAKGYGKWLPSFGRAAPSEPQGTLAPAAGAVVLAKATAPTEATRETAYLAGGCFWGMEDILRKIPGVIDTEAGYTGGSKKDATYEDVHTGETGHAEAVRVVFNPKLLTYEALLEQWFFRMHDPTTLNRQGNDVGSQYRSAIFYLSDDQRRTAEAVKARVDKSGKWSRPVVTQITAASEWVPAEGYHQDYLVKNPGGYTCHYLRD; translated from the coding sequence ATGTCGTCCGCCCGTGCAGTGCCGTCTCCCACCCCGCGGCCCGTGGCGCACCGGCTATGGCCCGCCCTGCTGGTGCTGGCCGCCGCCCTGAGCGCGTGCACCGAAGCGCGTGGTGCTCCGCCCGGCGAGAAGCCCGCGGCCACCGCGTACGCCCCGCCACAGGACGGCCGCGCGTACACGAAGCCGTCCGACGCGGAGCTGAAGCGCAACCTGTCCCCCCTCGCCTACCAGGTGACGCAGCACGAGGCCACCGAGCCGCCCTTCCGCAACGCGTACTGGAACAATCACGATGAAGGGCTCTACGTCGACGTGGTCAGCGGCGAGCCGCTGTTCTCCTCGCGCGACAAGTTCGAGTCCGGCACCGGCTGGCCCAGCTTCACCCGCCCCCTGGACAAGGCCCACGTGGTGGAGAAGCGCGACAGCACCCTGGGCATGGAGCGCGTGGAGGTTCGCTCGAAGGACGGCGACTCGCACCTGGGCCACCTCTTCGAGGACGGGCCCAAGCCCACGGGTTTGCGCTACTGCATCAACTCCGCGTCGCTGCGCTTCATCCCCGTGAATGAGCTGGCCGCGAAGGGCTATGGCAAGTGGCTGCCCTCCTTCGGCCGAGCGGCCCCGAGCGAACCCCAGGGCACGCTCGCTCCCGCCGCGGGCGCCGTCGTGCTGGCGAAGGCGACGGCCCCCACGGAGGCCACTCGCGAGACGGCGTACCTGGCGGGCGGGTGCTTCTGGGGCATGGAGGACATCCTCCGGAAGATCCCGGGCGTCATCGACACGGAGGCCGGCTACACGGGCGGCTCGAAGAAGGACGCGACCTACGAGGACGTGCACACCGGGGAGACGGGGCACGCGGAGGCTGTGCGCGTTGTCTTCAACCCGAAGCTGCTGACGTACGAGGCGCTGCTGGAGCAGTGGTTCTTCCGCATGCACGACCCGACGACCCTCAACCGTCAGGGTAATGACGTGGGCTCGCAGTACCGCTCCGCCATCTTCTATCTGTCGGACGACCAGCGCCGGACGGCGGAGGCGGTGAAGGCCCGCGTGGACAAGTCCGGCAAGTGGTCCCGGCCCGTCGTCACGCAAATCACCGCCGCCAGCGAGTGGGTGCCCGCCGAGGGCTACCACCAGGACTACCTGGTGAAGAACCCCGGCGGCTACACCTGCCACTACCTGCGCGACTGA
- a CDS encoding saccharopine dehydrogenase family protein: MAHDKKPAFDIILWGATGFTGRLVAEYLARNQETHRAKWAIAGRDEAKLDQVRSELVKVRPEFADLPVVLADAKDAASLDAMVARTRVIISTVGPYARYGNELVDACVRAGTDYCDLTGEVQFMRGTIDAHDARARETGARIVHTCGFDSIPSDLGTLMVQDYMREKHGGHCDQVRFHLTRMRGGFSGGTIASMMDTLAAVKAEPALKKVLTSAHALDPEPSRGTKEERDLATVKKSPDTGTWTAPFVMASVNTRVVRRSNALLGYPWGRDFFYSEVSDFGPGPKGLALAAATTAGLGGFMLLSNVDPARELLEKHVLPAPGEGPSATVRERGLFEVRLLGEGHSPKSGQRVKVEGKVASKGDPGYAATARMLAESALCLAFDTIPKRGGVLTPASAMGMVLVERLRKAGMTFEVHDRAA, translated from the coding sequence ATGGCCCACGACAAGAAGCCCGCGTTCGACATCATCCTGTGGGGCGCCACGGGATTCACCGGCCGCCTGGTGGCGGAGTACCTGGCTCGCAATCAGGAGACGCACCGCGCGAAGTGGGCCATCGCCGGGCGTGACGAGGCGAAGCTGGATCAGGTCCGCTCGGAGCTGGTGAAGGTGCGGCCGGAGTTCGCGGACCTGCCGGTGGTGCTCGCGGACGCGAAGGACGCGGCCTCGCTGGACGCGATGGTGGCGCGCACGCGCGTCATCATCTCCACCGTGGGGCCCTATGCCCGCTACGGCAACGAGCTGGTCGACGCCTGCGTCCGCGCCGGCACGGACTACTGCGACCTGACGGGCGAGGTGCAGTTCATGCGCGGGACCATCGACGCCCACGACGCGCGGGCGCGCGAGACGGGCGCCCGCATCGTGCACACCTGCGGCTTCGACTCCATCCCCTCCGACCTGGGCACGCTGATGGTCCAGGACTACATGCGTGAGAAGCACGGCGGCCACTGCGACCAGGTGCGCTTCCACCTGACGCGCATGCGCGGCGGCTTCAGCGGCGGCACCATCGCCAGCATGATGGACACCCTGGCGGCGGTGAAGGCGGAGCCTGCCCTCAAGAAGGTGCTGACCAGCGCCCACGCGTTGGATCCGGAGCCCTCCCGAGGCACGAAGGAGGAGCGCGACCTGGCCACGGTGAAGAAGAGCCCGGACACGGGCACGTGGACCGCGCCCTTCGTGATGGCCTCCGTCAACACGCGCGTCGTGCGGCGCTCCAACGCGCTCTTGGGCTACCCGTGGGGCCGCGACTTCTTCTACTCGGAGGTCTCCGACTTCGGTCCCGGGCCCAAGGGCCTGGCGCTCGCCGCGGCGACCACCGCGGGGCTGGGCGGGTTCATGCTCCTGTCGAACGTGGACCCCGCGCGGGAGCTATTGGAGAAGCACGTGCTGCCCGCGCCGGGCGAGGGTCCGTCCGCCACCGTGCGTGAGCGCGGCCTCTTCGAGGTGCGGCTCCTGGGCGAGGGCCACTCGCCCAAGAGCGGCCAGCGCGTGAAGGTGGAGGGCAAGGTCGCGTCGAAGGGCGACCCGGGCTACGCGGCCACGGCGCGCATGCTCGCGGAGTCCGCGCTGTGCCTCGCCTTCGACACCATCCCCAAGCGGGGCGGCGTCCTCACCCCCGCGTCCGCTATGGGCATGGTGCTGGTGGAGCGCCTGCGCAAGGCGGGCATGACGTTCGAAGTGCACGACCGCGCCGCTTGA
- a CDS encoding DUF2256 and DUF3253 domain-containing protein translates to MTSPPPPKPCAVCGRAITWRRKWARDWEQVRYCSEACRGKRTQARDSPWEARILELLSQRAGGATVCPSEVARASGGEDWRACMEPVREAARRLVARGVLDIVQGGRVVEPSTARGPIRLRLRA, encoded by the coding sequence ATGACGTCCCCTCCGCCTCCCAAGCCCTGCGCTGTCTGCGGCCGCGCCATCACCTGGCGCCGCAAGTGGGCGCGCGACTGGGAACAGGTGCGGTACTGCTCGGAGGCGTGCCGGGGGAAGCGGACCCAGGCGCGGGATTCCCCGTGGGAGGCGCGCATCCTGGAGTTGCTCTCCCAGCGGGCAGGCGGCGCCACCGTGTGCCCCTCTGAAGTCGCCCGCGCGTCCGGCGGCGAGGACTGGCGCGCGTGCATGGAGCCCGTGCGCGAGGCAGCGCGCAGGCTCGTCGCTCGCGGCGTGCTGGACATCGTCCAGGGGGGCAGGGTGGTGGAGCCCTCCACCGCGCGCGGGCCCATCCGGTTGCGCCTGCGCGCCTGA
- a CDS encoding CgeB family protein: MSRGLRFAFFGSSLVSTWWNGAATYYRGLLRALHARGHQVTFYEPDASGRQEHRDLQGPDQARVVVYSNNLGSVDECLDDAFGVDVVVKASGVGALDAYLDSRVLELRRSGTQVVFWDMSAPATLEHVAKDAHHLFRQLIPRFDHILTSGGGAPVVNAYRELGAKHCVAIHPAVDPDTHHPVAPESRFACDLAFLGNRLPDREARVEACFFKVAESLPRSRMLLGGNGWEERVVPSNVGRLGHVYTQDHNAVNSSARAVLNLHRDSMARFGFSPSPRVFEAAGAGACLITDAFEGVEQFLEPGREVLVARSGEEVAEHVKRLTPEDARRMGQAALRRVLAEHTYAHRAVEVEAALG; this comes from the coding sequence ATGAGCCGTGGCCTGCGCTTCGCCTTCTTCGGTTCCAGCCTCGTGTCCACCTGGTGGAACGGCGCTGCCACCTACTACCGGGGCCTGCTGCGCGCCCTGCACGCGCGCGGACACCAGGTCACCTTCTATGAACCGGATGCCTCCGGCCGGCAGGAGCACCGCGACCTCCAGGGGCCGGACCAGGCACGCGTCGTCGTCTATTCCAACAACCTGGGCTCGGTGGACGAGTGCCTGGACGACGCCTTCGGCGTGGACGTGGTGGTGAAGGCCAGTGGCGTGGGCGCCCTCGACGCGTATCTGGATTCGCGCGTGCTGGAGTTGCGCCGCTCCGGCACGCAGGTGGTGTTCTGGGACATGAGCGCGCCCGCCACGCTGGAGCACGTGGCGAAGGACGCCCACCATCTCTTCCGTCAGCTCATCCCGCGCTTCGACCACATCCTCACGTCCGGCGGCGGCGCGCCGGTGGTGAACGCGTACCGCGAGCTGGGCGCGAAGCATTGCGTGGCCATCCACCCCGCGGTGGATCCGGACACGCACCACCCCGTGGCGCCTGAGTCGCGTTTCGCCTGCGACCTGGCCTTCCTGGGCAACCGGTTGCCGGACCGAGAGGCGCGCGTGGAGGCCTGCTTCTTCAAGGTCGCGGAGTCGCTGCCCCGCTCGCGCATGCTCCTGGGCGGCAACGGTTGGGAGGAACGCGTCGTGCCCTCCAACGTCGGGCGCCTGGGCCACGTCTACACGCAGGACCACAACGCGGTGAACAGCTCGGCGCGCGCGGTGCTCAACCTGCACCGCGACAGCATGGCGCGCTTCGGCTTCTCACCGTCCCCGCGCGTGTTCGAGGCCGCGGGCGCGGGAGCCTGCCTCATCACCGACGCCTTCGAGGGCGTGGAGCAATTCCTGGAGCCCGGCCGCGAGGTCCTGGTGGCCCGCTCCGGTGAAGAGGTCGCCGAGCACGTGAAGCGCCTCACCCCGGAAGACGCCCGGCGCATGGGACAGGCCGCGCTCCGGCGCGTGCTGGCCGAGCACACGTACGCGCACCGCGCCGTGGAGGTGGAGGCGGCGCTGGGCTGA
- a CDS encoding CgeB family protein: MRVILFCHSLLSDWNHGDAHFLRGVATELVARGHSVRVFEPEDSGSFQCLLEEPHGVAALNEVRALYPHVRPERYAPDTLDLEAVLDGADLVLVHAWTPPDLVRRIGVHRRDGGRFRLLFHDTFHRSVSAPEVMAGYDLSRYDGVLASGDVLRDLYLERGWARRAWTWHEAADVRVFHPHPRNREVRDLVWIGNWGDDERTKELQEFLVEPVHERGFTARVHGVRYPVPALRALFDAGIEYAGWLPNHRVPLAFSQARVTVHIPRRPYATLLPGVPTIRPFEALACGIPLVSAPWEDSDGLFTAGKDYLVARDGAQMRRHLSALVADAEMRHAFAEAGLRTVLSRHTCAHRVEALLVFCQELGMSGDVLHPLSSERVLA, from the coding sequence ATGCGTGTCATCCTCTTCTGTCATTCCCTGCTGTCGGACTGGAACCATGGTGACGCCCACTTCCTGCGCGGGGTGGCGACGGAGCTGGTCGCGCGAGGCCACTCCGTGCGTGTGTTCGAACCCGAGGACTCGGGGAGCTTCCAGTGCCTCTTGGAGGAGCCCCACGGCGTGGCCGCGCTCAACGAGGTCCGCGCCCTCTATCCACACGTGCGTCCGGAGCGGTACGCGCCCGACACGCTGGACCTGGAGGCGGTGCTCGATGGCGCGGACCTGGTGCTGGTGCACGCCTGGACGCCGCCGGACCTGGTGCGCCGTATCGGAGTGCACCGCCGTGACGGCGGCCGCTTCCGCCTCCTCTTCCACGACACCTTCCACCGGAGCGTGAGCGCGCCGGAGGTGATGGCCGGCTACGATCTGTCCCGGTACGACGGGGTGCTCGCCTCCGGAGACGTGCTCCGGGACCTCTACCTGGAGCGGGGCTGGGCGCGGCGGGCGTGGACCTGGCACGAGGCCGCCGACGTGCGCGTGTTCCACCCGCACCCGCGCAACCGCGAGGTGCGGGACCTGGTCTGGATTGGCAACTGGGGGGATGACGAGCGCACGAAGGAGCTGCAGGAGTTCCTCGTGGAGCCGGTGCACGAGCGAGGCTTCACCGCGCGAGTGCATGGCGTGCGCTACCCGGTCCCCGCCCTGCGAGCCCTCTTCGACGCCGGCATCGAGTACGCCGGCTGGCTGCCCAACCACCGCGTGCCCCTGGCCTTCTCCCAGGCGCGCGTCACCGTGCACATCCCCCGGCGGCCCTACGCCACGCTGCTGCCCGGCGTCCCCACCATCCGCCCCTTCGAGGCGCTGGCGTGCGGAATCCCGCTGGTGTCCGCTCCGTGGGAGGACTCGGACGGGCTGTTCACCGCGGGGAAGGACTACCTCGTCGCCCGGGACGGGGCGCAGATGCGGCGCCACCTGTCCGCGCTGGTCGCGGACGCGGAGATGCGGCACGCCTTCGCGGAAGCCGGCCTGCGCACGGTACTGTCGCGGCACACCTGCGCGCACCGGGTGGAGGCGCTGCTCGTCTTCTGTCAGGAGCTGGGGATGTCCGGCGACGTCCTTCACCCGCTGTCCTCGGAAAGAGTCCTCGCATGA